A window from Vigna angularis cultivar LongXiaoDou No.4 chromosome 7, ASM1680809v1, whole genome shotgun sequence encodes these proteins:
- the LOC108337804 gene encoding WUSCHEL-related homeobox 4 has protein sequence MKVHQFARGFWEHEPSLTLGCKRLRPLAPKLSNTDSTTSITSPPVTTFDLKSFIKPESASRKLGSSHDNKRDPSSPQGQVETHIPGGTRWNPTQEQIGILEMLYRGGMRTPNAQQIEQITVQLSKYGKIEGKNVFYWFQNHKARERQKQKRNNLGLAHSPRTPTTLVSPSFSCSVITSLDTTKRGEVVERDEEDSPLKKCRSWAFEYLEDQSWSSWKEEEHRTLELFPLHPEGR, from the exons ATGAAGGTGCATCAGTTCGCACGTGGATTCTGGGAGCACGAACCCTCCCTCACGCTCGGCTGCAAACGCTTACGACCCCTTGCCCCCAAGCTTTCCAACACTGACTCCACTACCTCCATCACTTCACCTCCTGTCACAACTTTCGACCTCAAGAGCTTCATCAAACCAGAAAGTGCTTCCAGAAAACTTGGATCCTCTCATGACAATAAGAGAGACCCTTCTTCACCTCAGGGCCAG GTGGAAACGCATATTCCAGGAGGGACGCGGTGGAATCCGACGCAGGAACAGATAGGGATACTGGAGATGCTGTATAGAGGAGGGATGCGAACACCGAATGCTCAACAGATAGAGCAGATCACAGTCCAACTAAGCAAGTACGGCAAGATCGAAGGGAAGAACGTGTTCTATTGGTTCCAAAACCACAAGGCACGCGAGAGACAGAAGCAGAAGCGTAACAACCTCGGCCTTGCTCATAGTCCTCGTACTCCCACCACCCTAGTGTCACCTTCCTTCAGTTGTAGTGTAATAACCTCTTTGGACACGACAAAACGG ggGGAGGTGGTGgaaagagatgaagaagataGCCCTTTGAAGAAGTGTAGGAGCTGGGCATTTGAGTACTTGGAAGACCAAAGTTGGTCATCATGGAAAGAGGAGGAACACAGAACTCTGGAGCTTTTCCCGTTGCACCCGGAAGGCAGATGA
- the LOC108337182 gene encoding 60S ribosomal protein L13-1, with amino-acid sequence MVKHNNVIPSGHFRKHWQNYVKTWFNQPARKTRRRLARQKKAVKIFPRPTAGPLRPVVHGQTLKYNMKVRAGRGFSLEELKSAGIPKKLAPTIGIAVDHRRKNRSLEGLQANVQRLKTYKAKLVVFPRRARKVKTGDSSAEELANATQVQGPFLPIAREKPTVDLVKVTDEMKAFKAYYKLRLERTNQRHYGARLKKAAEAEKEDKK; translated from the exons ATGGTTAAGCATAACAACGTCATCCCCAGTGGACATTTCCGGAAACATTGGCAAAACTATGTGAAGACTTGGTTTAATCAACCAGCGAGAAAGACCAGAAGACGATTAG CTCGGCAGAAGAAGGCTGTCAAAATTTTCCCCAGGCCAACTGCTGGACCTCTCAGGCCTGTTGTTCATGGTCAGACGTTGAAATACAACATGAAAGTCAGAGCTGGAAGAGGATTTTCTCTTGAAGAATTGAAG AGTGCTGGAATTCCAAAAAAGCTTGCTCCAACTATTGGCATTGCTGTTGATCATCGGCGCAAGAACCGTTCTTTGGAGGGTCTGCAGGCTAATGTTCAGAGACTCAAAACATACAAGGCCAAGTTGGTTGTTTTCCCAAGACGGGCACGAAAGGTGAAG ACCGGTGATTCTAGTGCTGAGGAACTAGCAAATGCTACCCAGGTTCAGGGTCCATTCTTGCCCATTGCGAGGGAGAAGCCTACTGTTGACCTTGTTAAGGTAACAGATGAAATGAAGGCGTTCAAAGCTTACTATAAGCTTCGTCTTGAACGCACCAACCAACGTCACTATGGTGCCCGTTTAAAGAAAGCTGCTGAAGCAGAGAAGGAAGACAAGAAATAG